The Algoriphagus sanaruensis genome window below encodes:
- a CDS encoding acylase, producing the protein MKNLISIFALLILFASCQRVLKPSDWNTEQVEIVRDEYGVPHVFGKTDADVAYGLAWAHAEDDFETIQKTVLAGKALAGRVFGEQGAGIDFFVHLLETREIAKEKYDSSFSPEFKKILEGYAAGLNDYALYHPDEVLYQPAFPINPKEIISAYILSLAQMSGADRAVQAIVGGNVDLIPEDTLPKGSNAIALHPSRTDSGEAFLAINSHQPLEGPVAWYEAHLQSEEGWNALGGLFPGGAMIFHGVNEHLGWAHTVNTPDFLDLYQLELNPEESNEYRVDGEWLELESRYVWLKVRLWDWITLPIPKKVWKSIYGPTLVTEQGAFAIRFGALERIGAPEQWWRMNKAKNFSEWKKAMSSMQLTNFNTVYADKYDTIFYVSNGLLPKRTPGFDYSGTVPGNTQKTLWTTFHDFSELPQQVNPGSGYLYNTNHSPFKASAFEENLSSDNYPKEMGFDLRDNNRSLRFRELMPDTGRISWEEFKRIKFDQTLPKSLAFRTDLSSLFALDPEKYPELSKQILALQSWNREAAINSEGAALFAFVYYYWWDEFAKSGRSFETVLSEDEAVQGLQEAKKHFETYFGKGLVPLGEYQRLVRGEKSLPLWGLDDVLAAIRSTTLENGQRKAVQGESYILMVRFGEGLPILESINVYGSSNHPDSPHFSDQMERFVNRDLKPMSLDKSEVLKTARKIYHPGQMP; encoded by the coding sequence ATGAAAAATCTCATTTCAATTTTCGCCCTACTGATTCTTTTCGCCTCTTGTCAACGGGTACTGAAGCCTTCTGACTGGAATACAGAACAAGTTGAAATTGTACGCGATGAATATGGCGTCCCCCATGTCTTTGGAAAAACAGATGCGGATGTGGCTTATGGCTTAGCTTGGGCCCATGCTGAAGATGATTTTGAGACAATCCAAAAGACCGTTTTAGCTGGAAAAGCATTGGCAGGCCGGGTATTTGGAGAGCAAGGCGCTGGGATAGACTTCTTTGTCCACCTCCTAGAAACCCGTGAAATCGCCAAAGAAAAGTACGATTCCAGCTTTTCTCCTGAATTCAAAAAAATCTTGGAAGGCTATGCCGCTGGATTAAATGACTATGCTTTATATCATCCTGATGAGGTATTATATCAGCCCGCCTTCCCGATCAATCCCAAAGAAATCATTTCCGCTTATATTCTTTCTCTAGCACAAATGTCAGGCGCAGATCGAGCCGTTCAGGCAATCGTTGGAGGAAATGTAGACTTGATACCAGAGGACACCTTACCGAAAGGTTCCAATGCCATCGCCCTTCATCCTTCACGAACTGATTCGGGTGAGGCTTTTTTGGCCATCAATTCTCATCAACCTTTGGAAGGCCCTGTGGCATGGTACGAGGCACATTTACAATCTGAGGAAGGCTGGAACGCACTCGGAGGATTATTCCCTGGTGGCGCCATGATTTTCCATGGCGTCAATGAGCATTTGGGATGGGCACATACGGTGAATACTCCGGACTTTCTGGACCTGTATCAATTGGAGCTAAATCCTGAAGAGTCGAACGAATATCGGGTCGACGGTGAATGGTTGGAATTGGAATCTCGTTATGTCTGGCTGAAAGTTCGACTTTGGGATTGGATCACGCTTCCTATTCCCAAGAAAGTCTGGAAATCCATTTATGGCCCAACTTTAGTCACCGAACAAGGAGCTTTTGCGATCCGATTTGGCGCATTGGAACGAATCGGAGCACCCGAACAATGGTGGAGAATGAACAAAGCGAAGAATTTTTCGGAATGGAAAAAGGCCATGTCCTCCATGCAGCTAACCAACTTCAATACCGTCTATGCCGATAAATACGATACGATTTTCTACGTCAGCAACGGACTCTTACCCAAGCGTACCCCAGGTTTTGACTACAGCGGAACAGTACCCGGAAATACTCAAAAGACACTTTGGACTACGTTTCACGATTTTTCGGAACTTCCCCAACAGGTAAACCCGGGCTCCGGATACCTCTATAATACAAACCATTCGCCCTTCAAGGCGAGTGCATTTGAAGAGAATCTTTCTTCTGACAACTACCCCAAGGAAATGGGATTTGACCTCCGAGACAATAACCGATCTTTGAGATTTAGGGAACTGATGCCGGACACGGGAAGGATTTCTTGGGAGGAATTCAAGCGAATCAAGTTTGATCAAACGCTACCTAAATCCCTTGCTTTCCGAACAGATCTGAGCTCACTTTTTGCCTTAGACCCTGAAAAATACCCCGAGCTGAGCAAGCAAATCCTAGCTCTTCAATCTTGGAATCGGGAGGCTGCCATAAACAGTGAAGGGGCTGCCCTATTTGCATTTGTTTATTATTATTGGTGGGATGAGTTCGCCAAATCAGGCCGAAGTTTTGAAACGGTTCTTTCGGAAGACGAAGCTGTACAAGGACTCCAAGAAGCCAAAAAACACTTTGAAACCTATTTTGGAAAGGGACTAGTCCCACTGGGAGAATATCAACGTCTCGTCCGTGGAGAAAAATCGCTTCCTCTCTGGGGATTGGATGATGTACTAGCAGCAATTCGATCCACAACTTTGGAAAACGGACAACGAAAAGCGGTTCAAGGTGAATCCTACATCTTGATGGTTAGATTTGGAGAAGGTCTTCCAATCTTAGAATCCATCAATGTGTATGGATCCAGCAATCACCCCGACTCACCGCATTTTTCAGATCAAATGGAACGCTTCGTCAATCGGGACCTAAAGCCCATGTCCCTGGATAAATCCGAAGTCCTGAAAACTGCCAGAAAGATTTACCATCCCGGGCAAATGCCATGA
- a CDS encoding MarR family winged helix-turn-helix transcriptional regulator: MGKIEDAIQQKEFKDPYNKAVVNLLFTHSYLVTSQNTLFKPHDISPEQYNVLRILRGQNGVPTTVSSIQDRMLNKMSNASRLVEKLKMKDLVKREECPADRRQVDVLITEKGLNLLSLLENQVEEANRNFVKLTLEEANQLNDLLDKLRG, from the coding sequence ATGGGAAAGATTGAAGATGCGATTCAGCAAAAGGAATTTAAAGATCCCTACAATAAGGCGGTCGTCAATTTGCTTTTTACGCATAGCTATTTGGTGACCTCTCAAAATACGCTCTTCAAACCGCATGATATTTCTCCTGAGCAATACAATGTCCTTCGGATTTTGAGGGGGCAAAACGGGGTTCCAACTACCGTGTCTTCTATTCAAGACCGAATGCTCAATAAAATGTCTAATGCTTCTCGGCTGGTGGAAAAGTTGAAAATGAAGGATTTGGTCAAGCGTGAAGAATGTCCGGCTGATCGTCGGCAAGTAGATGTGTTAATCACCGAAAAAGGCCTGAATTTGCTTTCCTTACTCGAAAATCAAGTGGAAGAAGCCAATCGAAATTTTGTCAAACTGACCCTTGAGGAAGCCAATCAGTTAAACGATTTGTTGGATAAACTGCGAGGTTAA
- the sbcD gene encoding exonuclease subunit SbcD translates to MKILHTADWHLGKRLQEYSRLEEQTLVLDEICQIADQENVDLVLLAGDIFDTFNPAHEAVELLYKTLRRLSKNGARPILAISGNHDSTQFVEAPDPLARELGIFFYSRYDSVIPCGKLDSGIEILKSESGFIELKLPQAKHPVRVILAPYANEVSLRTYLGEENREEEFRKLLSAKWQDLADRHCDEKGLNLFLGHFFFMKEGEKPEAEPESERPILHVGGTQALFTRNIPSQIQYAALGHLHRYHDVGNDSIPIVYSSSPLAYSFSEADQEKKVVLIEAQAGQPVSYLPIGLKQGRPLFRVKFDNLADTLSWLEAHPYCFVEITFVADESIDATTRKAILKAHDGIVSLIPQLKNTGGQETFALHVDDLGKDMETLFRMYYQSEKGQEPNAQLLGLFKEIISQIDPA, encoded by the coding sequence ATGAAAATCCTCCATACCGCCGACTGGCATCTGGGCAAGCGCCTGCAGGAATACTCCCGACTCGAGGAGCAAACCCTCGTCCTGGACGAAATCTGCCAAATCGCTGATCAGGAAAATGTGGACCTCGTCCTGCTCGCAGGAGATATTTTTGACACCTTCAACCCCGCCCATGAAGCAGTAGAACTGCTCTACAAAACCCTCCGACGCCTGTCCAAAAACGGCGCCCGGCCCATCCTCGCCATCTCCGGCAATCATGACAGCACCCAATTTGTCGAAGCGCCCGATCCATTGGCCCGAGAACTCGGGATTTTCTTTTACAGCCGATATGACTCTGTCATTCCCTGTGGAAAGCTCGACTCCGGGATAGAAATCTTAAAATCCGAAAGCGGATTCATAGAACTCAAACTACCTCAAGCCAAGCACCCCGTTCGGGTGATCTTAGCTCCTTACGCCAATGAGGTCAGCCTGCGCACTTACCTTGGCGAAGAAAATCGGGAAGAAGAATTTCGGAAATTGCTTTCCGCAAAGTGGCAAGACTTGGCAGATCGACATTGTGATGAAAAGGGACTGAACCTCTTTTTGGGCCATTTCTTTTTTATGAAAGAAGGTGAAAAGCCCGAGGCTGAACCCGAATCCGAGCGACCCATCCTGCACGTGGGCGGAACACAGGCCCTTTTCACCCGAAATATCCCATCCCAAATCCAGTACGCAGCCCTTGGCCACCTCCACCGCTACCATGATGTAGGGAATGACTCGATTCCGATCGTGTATTCGAGTTCGCCGCTGGCCTATTCCTTTTCCGAGGCCGATCAAGAGAAAAAAGTCGTCCTGATCGAGGCCCAAGCCGGTCAGCCGGTTAGCTATCTGCCCATCGGTCTCAAGCAGGGCCGACCGCTGTTTCGCGTCAAGTTTGATAACCTGGCCGATACGCTCAGCTGGCTGGAAGCCCATCCCTATTGCTTTGTGGAAATCACCTTTGTGGCTGACGAATCCATCGATGCTACGACACGCAAAGCGATCCTAAAAGCCCACGACGGCATCGTCAGCCTCATCCCCCAACTCAAAAACACAGGGGGACAGGAGACTTTTGCTCTCCATGTGGATGACCTCGGCAAAGACATGGAGACGCTGTTCCGCATGTATTACCAAAGCGAAAAAGGGCAGGAACCCAACGCCCAACTGCTCGGACTTTTCAAAGAAATCATCAGCCAAATCGATCCCGCATGA
- a CDS encoding YceI family protein — MSTIKWIIDPTHSEVSFKVKHLVISTVTGYFKKFEGAAEVSSEDFDGATVGFTADIDSIDTNQSDRDNHLKSADFFDAANHPKLSFEGKIAKNGGDYSLVGNLTMRGTTKEIELDVTFGGVVADPYGQTKAGFEIEGKVNRKDFGLSWSAITEAGSVVVSDQVRLILSVQLVKQA; from the coding sequence ATGAGTACTATCAAATGGATTATTGACCCAACTCACTCTGAGGTATCTTTCAAAGTAAAGCACTTGGTGATTTCTACTGTCACTGGTTATTTCAAAAAATTCGAAGGTGCAGCTGAGGTTTCATCTGAGGATTTTGACGGGGCTACTGTGGGATTTACTGCAGATATAGACAGCATCGATACCAACCAATCTGATCGTGACAATCACTTAAAATCAGCGGATTTCTTTGATGCAGCGAATCATCCAAAACTTTCATTCGAAGGAAAAATCGCCAAAAACGGGGGCGACTACAGCCTTGTGGGAAATTTGACCATGAGAGGTACTACTAAAGAAATCGAGTTGGATGTAACCTTCGGAGGTGTAGTTGCAGATCCTTATGGACAAACCAAAGCGGGTTTTGAAATTGAAGGAAAAGTCAATCGAAAGGACTTTGGTCTTTCTTGGTCTGCCATTACAGAAGCTGGTAGCGTGGTAGTCAGTGATCAGGTTCGTCTGATTCTGAGCGTTCAGCTAGTAAAGCAAGCTTAA
- a CDS encoding alpha/beta hydrolase, protein MPEIKKKGLSLEKAKKAVIMIHGRGATADSILSLSSYVNLTDCAILAPQANGSTWYPFGFMASDKGNFESLESSLNQIREVFEEIIQAGIPSEQIFLVGFSQGACLSLEFAARDAQKLGGIVALTGGLIGEKLQAEKYQGSFDGTPVFIGSSNRDFHVPAFRIQESADLLQKMGAHVTVQLFDDPDHTIRPEEIEWVNKNIFL, encoded by the coding sequence ATGCCTGAAATAAAGAAAAAAGGCCTTTCTCTTGAAAAAGCCAAGAAAGCGGTGATCATGATTCATGGCCGAGGTGCTACCGCTGATAGTATTTTATCCTTGAGTTCTTACGTGAATTTGACCGATTGTGCAATTCTAGCTCCCCAAGCAAACGGAAGCACTTGGTATCCGTTTGGGTTTATGGCCTCAGATAAAGGAAACTTTGAGTCGCTAGAATCGTCTTTAAACCAAATCCGTGAAGTTTTTGAGGAGATAATTCAAGCTGGGATTCCTTCAGAACAAATCTTTCTGGTTGGATTTTCTCAAGGCGCTTGTTTGAGCTTGGAGTTTGCTGCTCGCGACGCGCAGAAGTTGGGCGGAATAGTGGCCTTAACGGGTGGTTTGATTGGAGAAAAGCTCCAAGCTGAAAAATATCAAGGTTCCTTCGATGGAACCCCCGTCTTTATCGGAAGTAGTAACCGGGATTTCCATGTACCTGCTTTCCGGATCCAAGAGTCAGCGGATCTACTTCAAAAGATGGGTGCTCATGTAACAGTTCAACTGTTTGATGATCCAGATCATACGATTCGTCCCGAAGAGATTGAATGGGTCAACAAAAATATTTTCTTGTAA
- a CDS encoding septal ring lytic transglycosylase RlpA family protein, with the protein MLASNVLTRLALFFFFTLFAQEVFSQVDSLLIQQGTASYYGKKFQGRQTSSGEIFHLDSLTAAHKRLPFGTVVRVINLKNGNSVVVRINDRLPSYSKRQIDVSRAAAERLEMIRDGLAQVRIEAVDLDQLDRLVEFYANKEHTGLRIRPYYQGIVIPRRGLDLYVKE; encoded by the coding sequence ATGTTAGCTTCGAACGTGCTCACCCGACTTGCCCTCTTCTTTTTCTTCACTTTGTTTGCTCAGGAAGTATTTTCCCAAGTGGATTCTTTGCTGATTCAACAGGGGACTGCAAGTTATTATGGAAAAAAGTTTCAAGGTAGGCAAACTTCCAGCGGTGAGATTTTTCACCTAGATAGCCTGACTGCTGCCCATAAGCGACTGCCCTTTGGGACAGTAGTTCGCGTAATTAATCTGAAAAACGGCAATTCGGTGGTAGTTCGGATCAATGACCGATTGCCTAGCTATTCCAAGCGGCAGATTGATGTCAGCCGGGCTGCTGCGGAGCGGCTAGAAATGATCCGAGACGGCTTAGCTCAAGTGCGAATTGAGGCAGTGGATTTGGACCAACTGGATCGCTTGGTGGAATTCTATGCCAATAAGGAGCATACCGGATTACGCATCAGGCCTTATTATCAGGGAATCGTAATTCCTAGAAGAGGATTAGACCTTTATGTAAAAGAGTGA
- a CDS encoding AAA family ATPase, translated as MIPVRLEIEGLYSYRERQTVEFETLTAAGLFGIFGAVGSGKSSILEGILLALYGSTERLSATGERSSMVNLQSDQLSVSFTFRAGKNNTQTYLARYSAKRNKKDFEKIETADHVFYQLNQGSWEAIPEKAETVLGMSKEHFKQTIIIPQGKFREFIDQSPKERADMMQQLFGLDRFDLSSKTGALRKEAELEKTRLKALLDQLQEVTQELLQAKRVQKSELEAETQRAVNALEAAEKEVRALELTRKSYLQLQELQGLLEELEQKKPKIEEQRKLHHDYITAKTYLWPIWSQLEDRKKDLEKYRVGLIDFERFKGEFIKEIEQLEQEEQELRKKNEERPARESKIRDLRKVIEIQDLTGKLASIQNQIDLLLPDLEAKKAAFLKVESGVQTLETQAEGLPEVNPSLLSDLKTIQHQLQSNEERLKDLNRIKGNFEGEKEKIKLGLTEIKHRIPAHEESLESWTISQKSKIKSLENERESILRMQGLKAHTHLLIPGQPCPLCGAMDHPNPLVAEADEVQIKSKELQINQEKDALERILTLIQNEKVEQNNLENLSRNLEEKVKEIQKLEKFQSELQQKLKDLDILSETALTDKLAELTQSHLQKETIQQEIHSQRKSWNNLRSQIEQLDKQVQQAQMGVQDLSSRIQSKQEEIKDPTFCKSFFQKEASVILATISKVEKDITEAAELLLGKQKHLQERRAAQTKNLTDITHYREQVQINSDKISDLSGQFEHLKTVHGFLEEEHLLRLFLHSLDSEKVLQEIQQFDQKLAITRSRITELQAEEGVLAFAEHLFQDKLEQAKLFANQSKELQGELILILEFLKELEHKLAEKEKLQRAFQDIENRETGLKELERLFHGKGFVKYVSSIYLRELCNTANIRFMKLTKNSLSLEIDDSNTFWVVDYLNGGKKRLLKTLSGGQTFQASLCLALALAEKVKALNQADQSFFFLDEGFGALDRNSLRVVFETLKALRHENRVVGIISHVEELQQEIGVFAQIELDAEHGSQIRYSY; from the coding sequence ATGATCCCTGTACGACTGGAAATAGAAGGACTCTACTCCTACCGCGAGCGGCAAACCGTGGAGTTTGAAACGCTTACTGCTGCCGGACTTTTTGGAATCTTCGGAGCGGTAGGCAGTGGCAAATCCTCCATCCTCGAGGGCATTCTCCTCGCCCTCTATGGCAGCACCGAACGACTCTCAGCCACAGGCGAGCGCTCCAGCATGGTCAACCTGCAGAGCGATCAGCTCTCGGTCAGCTTTACTTTCCGAGCGGGAAAAAACAATACCCAAACCTACCTTGCTCGCTATTCTGCCAAGCGGAATAAAAAGGATTTTGAAAAAATCGAAACCGCAGATCATGTCTTTTACCAGCTAAACCAAGGCAGTTGGGAGGCGATTCCGGAGAAAGCTGAAACTGTGCTCGGCATGAGTAAAGAGCACTTCAAGCAGACGATCATCATTCCTCAGGGGAAATTCAGGGAATTTATAGATCAATCGCCCAAAGAACGGGCTGACATGATGCAGCAACTTTTTGGATTGGATCGATTTGATCTTTCATCCAAAACCGGAGCCTTGAGAAAAGAAGCCGAGCTGGAGAAAACTCGCCTGAAAGCTTTACTGGACCAACTCCAAGAAGTAACCCAAGAGCTACTCCAGGCCAAACGTGTTCAAAAATCCGAGCTAGAAGCTGAAACCCAGCGGGCAGTTAACGCTTTGGAGGCGGCAGAAAAGGAAGTCAGAGCCCTTGAATTGACTCGAAAATCCTATCTACAACTTCAAGAGCTTCAGGGATTGCTTGAGGAGCTGGAGCAAAAGAAGCCCAAAATCGAGGAGCAACGAAAACTCCATCATGACTATATCACTGCCAAAACCTATTTGTGGCCGATTTGGAGCCAATTGGAAGATCGAAAAAAGGATTTGGAAAAATACCGGGTTGGCCTAATTGATTTTGAGCGATTCAAAGGGGAGTTTATTAAAGAAATCGAACAACTGGAGCAGGAGGAACAAGAGCTCCGCAAAAAAAACGAGGAGCGGCCTGCCCGAGAATCCAAAATTCGTGACTTACGAAAAGTCATTGAAATTCAGGATTTGACGGGCAAACTGGCATCTATCCAAAATCAGATCGATCTGCTTCTTCCTGACTTAGAGGCTAAAAAAGCAGCATTTCTGAAGGTGGAGTCAGGAGTTCAAACCTTGGAAACTCAAGCCGAAGGTCTCCCCGAGGTAAATCCAAGCTTACTCAGTGATTTGAAAACCATCCAACATCAACTTCAATCGAATGAGGAACGATTGAAAGACTTAAATCGAATCAAGGGGAACTTCGAAGGAGAAAAAGAGAAAATCAAACTTGGCCTGACAGAAATAAAACATCGAATCCCCGCTCATGAAGAAAGTTTGGAGTCTTGGACAATTTCCCAAAAATCGAAGATCAAAAGTCTGGAAAATGAACGGGAGTCGATCTTGCGGATGCAAGGATTGAAAGCCCATACGCACCTTTTGATTCCAGGACAACCCTGCCCGCTATGTGGGGCAATGGATCATCCCAATCCACTAGTTGCAGAAGCAGATGAAGTCCAAATCAAGTCCAAGGAATTACAGATCAATCAGGAAAAAGACGCTCTAGAAAGAATTCTCACGCTAATCCAGAACGAAAAAGTAGAACAAAACAACCTCGAAAATCTAAGCAGAAATCTGGAGGAGAAAGTTAAGGAGATCCAAAAACTGGAAAAGTTCCAATCGGAATTGCAGCAAAAACTTAAAGACCTGGATATTCTTTCTGAAACTGCGCTTACCGACAAGCTGGCAGAATTGACTCAATCTCATCTTCAAAAAGAAACCATCCAACAAGAAATCCATTCCCAGCGGAAGTCCTGGAACAACCTCAGAAGTCAAATCGAGCAATTGGACAAGCAAGTCCAGCAAGCTCAAATGGGCGTACAGGATCTTTCCTCTCGCATTCAATCCAAGCAGGAAGAAATCAAAGACCCAACTTTTTGCAAATCATTCTTCCAAAAGGAAGCTTCAGTAATTCTTGCCACTATTTCCAAAGTGGAAAAAGATATCACCGAGGCAGCCGAACTGTTGCTGGGAAAACAAAAACACCTGCAGGAACGTCGGGCAGCACAAACCAAAAATCTAACCGACATTACTCATTACAGGGAGCAAGTTCAAATCAATTCAGATAAAATCTCTGACCTATCCGGACAATTCGAACATCTAAAAACAGTTCATGGATTTTTGGAGGAGGAGCACCTTCTGAGGCTGTTTCTTCATTCCTTGGATTCAGAAAAAGTCCTGCAGGAAATCCAGCAGTTTGATCAGAAATTAGCGATTACCCGATCTCGAATTACAGAACTACAGGCAGAGGAAGGGGTTTTAGCATTCGCTGAGCACCTCTTCCAAGATAAGCTGGAGCAAGCAAAACTATTCGCTAATCAATCCAAGGAACTCCAAGGTGAGCTTATTTTAATTCTGGAATTTTTGAAGGAATTGGAACACAAGCTGGCTGAAAAGGAAAAGCTCCAGCGGGCATTTCAAGACATCGAAAATCGGGAAACAGGGCTCAAGGAACTGGAGCGCTTGTTTCATGGAAAAGGCTTTGTCAAATATGTCAGCTCAATTTACCTCCGCGAACTCTGCAATACCGCCAACATTCGATTTATGAAGCTGACTAAAAACAGTCTCAGTTTGGAGATCGATGATTCCAATACATTTTGGGTGGTGGATTACCTCAATGGCGGCAAAAAACGACTTCTAAAGACGCTCTCTGGTGGGCAGACTTTTCAGGCTTCACTTTGTCTGGCTTTAGCCTTGGCCGAAAAAGTCAAAGCACTCAATCAAGCCGATCAGAGCTTTTTCTTCTTGGATGAAGGTTTTGGAGCCCTGGACCGAAACTCCCTCCGAGTGGTTTTTGAGACGCTTAAGGCCCTTCGCCATGAAAATCGGGTGGTTGGAATCATCAGTCACGTAGAGGAACTCCAGCAGGAAATCGGGGTCTTTGCTCAGATCGAACTCGATGCAGAGCACGGCTCGCAGATCCGGTATTCGTATTGA
- a CDS encoding ring-cleaving dioxygenase codes for MNYITGIHHITAIAGSAQQNIDFYTGILGLRLVKKTINFDAPDVYHFYFGDELGRPGTVFTTFPFTGARKGVKGTGELTYTAFSIPKDSLGFWQDRLKKFGITVSDIHTRFGEKLIRFEDHDGMGIELVANDRDDRAGWPYGHIPAAHSIKGFYGATLNLKAKELTEQLLTRHMNYKLIGQEGDRYRYGTEGRPGDIVDIVLDKTGNRGMQSAGTVHHIAFRTANTLTQLGIQEILMQNGYQVTEVRDRNYFKSIYFREPGGVLFEIATDEPGFAIDEDEAHLGELLKLPEWAEPSRKRIEAALTPVTLNLEKYA; via the coding sequence ATGAACTACATCACTGGAATCCACCATATCACTGCTATTGCGGGAAGTGCACAGCAAAATATCGATTTCTACACCGGTATTTTGGGTCTTCGCTTAGTGAAAAAGACCATCAATTTTGATGCGCCGGATGTCTACCATTTTTATTTTGGAGATGAGCTGGGGAGACCTGGGACGGTTTTTACCACTTTTCCTTTTACTGGTGCAAGAAAGGGTGTAAAAGGTACTGGGGAACTGACCTACACGGCCTTTTCAATTCCTAAAGATTCATTGGGATTTTGGCAAGATCGATTGAAAAAGTTTGGGATTACAGTGTCTGATATTCATACACGATTTGGGGAAAAGCTAATTCGCTTTGAAGATCATGATGGAATGGGGATCGAGTTAGTGGCCAATGATCGGGATGATCGGGCAGGTTGGCCTTATGGGCATATTCCTGCAGCGCATTCGATCAAGGGATTTTATGGTGCAACCTTGAATCTCAAAGCAAAAGAATTGACCGAGCAATTATTGACCCGACATATGAATTATAAGTTGATCGGGCAGGAAGGCGATCGATATCGTTATGGAACAGAAGGGCGTCCTGGAGATATTGTCGATATCGTGTTGGATAAAACCGGAAACAGGGGAATGCAAAGTGCGGGAACGGTGCATCATATTGCTTTTCGAACTGCGAACACCCTAACGCAGCTCGGCATCCAAGAAATTTTGATGCAAAATGGCTATCAAGTAACCGAAGTTCGAGATCGGAATTATTTCAAATCTATCTATTTCCGTGAGCCGGGAGGGGTGCTCTTTGAGATTGCAACTGACGAACCTGGATTTGCGATCGATGAAGATGAGGCGCATTTGGGAGAATTATTGAAGCTTCCCGAATGGGCTGAGCCAAGCCGAAAACGAATTGAGGCAGCCTTGACTCCAGTAACCTTAAATCTTGAAAAATATGCCTGA
- a CDS encoding Gfo/Idh/MocA family protein, with the protein MNQLNRRDFLKSSTAMMTLASFGLFGMDFKDREGPLKVALIGTGWYGKSDLFRLIQVAEVEVVALCDVDKNLLTAAGELVSQRQHSKKVPELFEDYRELLKKHKCDLVLIGSPDHWHALQAIEALKSGAHVYLQKPISVDVIEGEAILAAARKYNRKCQIGTQRKSTPHLIDAKKQIIDTGKLGKISHAEVCCYFHMRANGNPPVEPVPDFFNYEMWTGPAPMRPYDGLPHIRWWRTFMEYGNGITGDMCVHMLDTVRWMLKLGWPTQITSTGGIYVQKEGKSNISDTQTAIFEFPELQVVWQHRTWGNAPDPEYPWAFKIYGEKGMLAGSTMQADYIPFDTKEEKIHFDCLFEREQYPEDLTEDRIELNAAPATRLHMKNWLESIDQDVLPIADVQEGHISTASCILANISMELGGRPLRYDPKSMTVLNDPEATAKLRRPYRGPWVHPEPSTV; encoded by the coding sequence ATGAATCAATTGAATCGAAGAGATTTTCTAAAAAGCTCCACCGCCATGATGACATTGGCGAGTTTTGGACTCTTCGGCATGGACTTCAAAGACCGTGAAGGTCCGCTGAAAGTAGCGCTGATCGGAACAGGCTGGTATGGCAAATCTGACCTTTTCCGCCTTATCCAAGTAGCAGAAGTGGAAGTCGTCGCACTTTGCGATGTCGATAAAAACCTTCTCACCGCCGCAGGAGAACTTGTTTCCCAGCGTCAGCATTCCAAGAAAGTCCCCGAGTTATTCGAAGATTACCGAGAGCTTCTTAAAAAACATAAGTGCGACCTCGTTTTGATCGGATCCCCAGACCATTGGCACGCCTTGCAAGCAATCGAAGCCTTAAAGTCCGGTGCCCATGTGTACTTGCAAAAGCCAATTTCTGTAGACGTGATCGAAGGCGAGGCGATTTTGGCGGCTGCTCGGAAATACAACCGCAAATGCCAAATCGGTACGCAGCGAAAAAGTACCCCTCACCTCATTGATGCCAAAAAACAAATCATAGATACCGGAAAACTTGGCAAAATCAGTCACGCTGAAGTCTGCTGTTACTTTCACATGCGCGCCAATGGCAATCCTCCAGTAGAACCTGTTCCTGATTTCTTCAATTACGAAATGTGGACCGGACCAGCTCCCATGAGACCTTACGACGGGCTGCCGCATATCCGATGGTGGAGAACATTTATGGAATATGGCAACGGAATCACCGGAGACATGTGCGTGCACATGCTGGATACTGTGCGCTGGATGTTGAAATTAGGGTGGCCAACCCAAATCACTTCAACTGGGGGGATTTATGTTCAAAAAGAAGGCAAATCAAATATTTCCGATACACAAACTGCCATTTTTGAATTCCCTGAACTACAAGTAGTCTGGCAGCATCGAACTTGGGGAAATGCACCTGATCCGGAATATCCTTGGGCATTTAAAATATACGGCGAAAAGGGGATGCTTGCCGGAAGCACCATGCAGGCAGATTATATCCCATTTGACACTAAGGAAGAAAAAATCCACTTTGACTGCCTGTTCGAGCGTGAGCAATATCCGGAGGACTTGACGGAAGATCGCATCGAGCTAAATGCTGCTCCTGCCACTCGCCTTCACATGAAAAACTGGCTGGAGTCTATCGATCAAGATGTCTTACCGATTGCAGATGTACAAGAAGGCCACATTTCGACAGCATCTTGTATTCTAGCTAATATTTCCATGGAGCTCGGAGGTCGTCCACTACGCTATGACCCTAAATCAATGACTGTTTTGAACGATCCTGAGGCAACGGCCAAGTTACGTAGACCTTATCGGGGACCTTGGGTCCATCCCGAGCCAAGCACGGTATAG